A single window of Maylandia zebra isolate NMK-2024a linkage group LG2, Mzebra_GT3a, whole genome shotgun sequence DNA harbors:
- the LOC143420532 gene encoding phospholipase D1-like, whose translation MCQSPVNQTVCGSVHVTVLFSISSLVSLSFCSVHQDDPQRLHRSSIDVLDPISDQFYEEAWMFTSARYTSIYQKVFHCRPSSDAGGLPGQCWPTQRGPGSEELKKILAFLVSFLFSSYPNKTFLHLLAPKRLWCPWRSGPEACAHHVDRKHSDTILEMLTVTSEANWTTQLQQE comes from the exons ATGTGTCAATCACCTGTGAATCAAACTGTGTGTGGCTCAGTTCATGTCACAGTGTTGTTTAGTATATCTTCACTTGTCTCACTCTCCTTCTGTTCTGTCCATCAGGACGATCCTCAGCGCTTACACAGATCCTCCATCGATGTTTTGGATCCAATCAGTGATCAGTTCTACGAGGAGGCCTGGATGTTCACCAGCGCTCGCTACACCTCCATCTACCAGAAG GTTTTCCACTGTCGGCCATCCAGCGATGCTGGAGGGCTACCTGGCCAATGCTGGCCTACACAAAGAGGTCCCGGCtcggaggagctgaagaagatccttgCCTTCCTCGTCAGTTTCCTCTTCAGTTCCTATCCCAACAAAACCTTCTTGCACCTATTAGCTCCAAAGAGGCTATGGTGCCCGTGGAGGTCTGGACCTGAGGCCTGTGCTCATCACGTGGATAGAAAACACTCTGACACCATTCTGGAG ATGTTGACTGTGACCTCAGAGGCCAACTGGaccacacagctgcagcaggagtga